Proteins encoded in a region of the Candidatus Margulisiibacteriota bacterium genome:
- a CDS encoding HDIG domain-containing metalloprotein: protein MLSRIVYRCKQFYYALFSVYSKNDEKFAGLYLKPQELALFNQLPGFEKKHSVVVARKMLAMSRLHPELDPNKLARIGLLHDIGKVLEHNSITTKALLVILRFFFPCLYETLAERGRTNPRFRRIYLYKYHGQLGAEMLGKLGVAQDILTAVRKHDSKVEPPAKGDPLELALLQKSDSTL from the coding sequence ATGCTCTCTAGGATTGTTTACCGCTGTAAGCAGTTTTACTACGCTCTTTTTTCCGTTTACTCGAAGAATGACGAAAAGTTTGCCGGCCTTTATCTAAAGCCCCAGGAATTAGCCCTCTTTAATCAGCTTCCCGGCTTTGAGAAGAAGCATTCGGTCGTCGTCGCCCGCAAAATGCTGGCAATGTCCCGGCTCCATCCTGAACTCGATCCTAATAAACTCGCCCGGATCGGTCTGCTTCATGACATCGGGAAGGTTTTGGAGCACAACAGTATTACGACCAAGGCCCTGCTGGTTATTCTCCGTTTCTTTTTCCCCTGTTTGTACGAAACGCTGGCTGAAAGGGGTCGGACCAACCCGCGTTTCCGCCGGATCTATCTCTATAAGTATCACGGCCAATTAGGGGCGGAGATGTTGGGAAAACTAGGGGTGGCCCAAGATATCCTGACAGCCGTTAGAAAACACGACTCGAAAGTTGAACCGCCGGCTAAAGGCGATCCTTTGGAGTTAGCTCTCCTGCAGA
- the trpA gene encoding tryptophan synthase subunit alpha has translation MLKQAFNRKALITYVTAGDPSLAATEKLIYEFEKAGADIIELGIPFSDPLADGPVIQASHQRAIKNKVALADVFALVAKVRRKTAIPICFMLAYNLVLQYGLERFYAECRRSGVNGVIIPDLPPEEMKISDDQVGSIFLIAPTSTDERIKLATEKASGFVYLVSVAGVTGQRRELSGDLGELVARIKSQTELPVAIGFGISTPKQAAEAARVADGVIVGSAIVDLIGQKKTAAALKLIAEMRKALNAL, from the coding sequence ATGCTTAAGCAAGCCTTTAACAGAAAAGCGCTGATCACTTATGTCACTGCCGGGGACCCAAGCCTGGCGGCGACCGAGAAGTTGATTTATGAGTTTGAAAAAGCGGGGGCCGATATTATTGAATTAGGGATACCGTTCTCTGACCCGCTGGCCGACGGACCGGTCATCCAAGCTTCCCACCAGCGGGCGATCAAAAATAAGGTCGCTTTGGCCGATGTTTTTGCCCTGGTCGCGAAGGTGCGGCGCAAAACTGCGATCCCCATCTGCTTCATGCTCGCTTATAACCTGGTCCTGCAGTACGGCTTAGAGCGTTTTTACGCCGAATGCCGCCGTTCCGGAGTGAACGGGGTAATCATCCCTGATCTACCACCCGAAGAAATGAAAATTTCCGACGACCAGGTCGGTTCCATTTTTCTGATCGCGCCGACCAGTACCGATGAACGGATCAAGCTGGCTACGGAAAAAGCCTCCGGATTTGTATATCTCGTTTCGGTTGCCGGAGTGACCGGCCAACGCCGGGAATTATCCGGCGACCTTGGGGAATTGGTCGCCAGGATCAAAAGCCAAACCGAACTTCCGGTCGCGATCGGTTTTGGGATCTCAACGCCGAAGCAGGCGGCCGAAGCGGCCCGGGTCGCCGACGGGGTGATCGTCGGTTCGGCGATCGTCGATTTGATCGGCCAAAAGAAAACCGCGGCCGCCCTCAAGCTGATCGCCGAGATGCGCAAGGCGCTCAATGCTCTCTAG
- the trpB gene encoding tryptophan synthase subunit beta, with translation MESTNFHNLPDHRGHFGPYGGIFAPETLMAPLEEVARAYQAAKQDPEFQKEVDYYLENYVGRPTPLYFAERLSDELGGPKIYLKREDLCHTGAHKINNTIGQLILAKRMGKKRIIAETGAGQHGVATATAAALFDLECVVYMGEEDIRRQALNVFRMELLGAKVMPVSSGSKTLKDAVNEAFRDWMAHPDTYYCIGSCIGPHPYPMMVRDFQSVIGKEAKAQHFALEKKEPDYLVACTGGGSNSIGLFYPFLDEATKIIGVEADGAAPLVHGKIGVLQGTMTYVLQTKVGQIETTHSISAGLDYSGVGPEHSYLKDCGRVQYVTIKDKEALAGFKLLSRTEGIIPALESSHAIAYLTKLAPTLNRSQTVVVSLSGRGDKDAEEIRKMRRKNA, from the coding sequence ATGGAGTCGACTAATTTTCACAACCTGCCTGATCACCGCGGCCACTTTGGCCCATATGGGGGGATTTTCGCCCCGGAAACCCTGATGGCGCCGCTGGAAGAAGTGGCTCGCGCTTACCAGGCGGCTAAACAAGACCCGGAATTTCAAAAAGAAGTCGATTATTACCTTGAGAATTATGTCGGCCGGCCGACCCCGCTTTATTTTGCCGAACGGCTCTCCGATGAACTTGGCGGACCTAAGATCTACTTGAAGCGGGAAGACCTTTGCCACACCGGCGCCCATAAGATCAACAACACCATCGGCCAGCTAATTCTGGCTAAACGGATGGGGAAGAAGCGGATTATTGCCGAGACCGGCGCCGGCCAGCACGGGGTCGCGACTGCGACTGCGGCTGCTCTCTTTGATCTGGAGTGCGTAGTTTACATGGGAGAAGAAGATATCCGCCGCCAAGCGCTCAATGTTTTCCGGATGGAGCTCCTGGGCGCGAAAGTGATGCCGGTCAGCAGCGGAAGCAAGACCCTGAAAGACGCGGTCAATGAAGCTTTCCGCGATTGGATGGCCCATCCCGATACTTACTATTGCATTGGCTCTTGCATCGGCCCGCATCCTTACCCGATGATGGTTAGAGATTTTCAGTCGGTAATTGGCAAAGAGGCCAAAGCCCAGCATTTTGCTCTGGAAAAGAAGGAGCCTGATTACTTGGTCGCCTGTACCGGCGGGGGCTCCAATTCGATCGGCTTGTTCTACCCCTTTCTCGATGAAGCGACCAAGATCATTGGGGTCGAGGCGGACGGTGCGGCTCCCTTAGTTCATGGAAAGATCGGCGTTCTCCAAGGAACGATGACTTATGTCCTGCAAACCAAGGTCGGACAGATCGAAACGACCCACTCTATTTCGGCCGGGCTCGATTATTCCGGCGTCGGGCCGGAACATAGCTATTTGAAAGACTGTGGTCGGGTCCAATACGTTACGATCAAAGACAAAGAAGCCTTGGCCGGGTTTAAACTCCTTTCCAGAACGGAAGGGATCATTCCGGCTTTGGAATCTTCGCACGCGATCGCTTATTTAACGAAACTGGCGCCGACCCTCAACCGGAGCCAGACGGTGGTTGTCTCCCTTTCCGGCCGCGGGGACAAAGACGCGGAGGAGATCCGCAAAATGAGGCGGAAAAATGCTTAA
- a CDS encoding exodeoxyribonuclease VII small subunit: MATKKAKYQKSFESLEKIYADLREGKIGIDDLEDSLKEALAHIQVCKETLKKQEEKVTDLIKEIGKEG, from the coding sequence ATGGCAACTAAAAAAGCGAAATACCAAAAATCGTTCGAAAGCCTCGAAAAGATCTATGCCGATCTGCGCGAGGGGAAGATCGGGATCGACGACCTGGAAGATAGCCTGAAAGAGGCCCTGGCCCATATCCAGGTATGTAAAGAGACCCTGAAAAAGCAAGAAGAGAAAGTGACCGATCTCATTAAAGAGATCGGCAAAGAAGGTTAA
- the xseA gene encoding exodeoxyribonuclease VII large subunit, producing MSEKVLTIGQLNQVIKMYLKDLAPEGLWVKGEILGYKLGDGGRYASFIICEKEERSNKVIAQAPAMCWGADLSMLNGKLRTIDRTLGLKDGIIVQLKCVADLWPQAGRFQLIVKDIEPSVTVGELHLLRLKIYQELVALGVQDQNKQLPIPLCPLRAALITAKGCAGYNDFIHELWSARYPFKIDLYDSAVQGEGVEKEVTAALKTIARRSGDYDVIVIVRGGGAVTDLKWFDNKAIGLAIASSPLPVLTGIGHEINLSLADMIAHTNFKTPTAAAGFLVEKVRGFEVAVDELVAGINQAATQILRDNRVALQTLTREINSEAKHYHLMQRAALENLFQNISAAAIEAIRQQEASLNHLAEKIALFEPRNTLKLGYSITRGGDGRVLRRLDQVSVGEELTTQLVDGKIVSNVRLKEKQNGN from the coding sequence ATGAGCGAAAAAGTTTTAACTATTGGCCAATTGAACCAGGTCATCAAGATGTACCTCAAGGATCTTGCCCCCGAAGGGCTTTGGGTCAAAGGGGAGATCTTGGGTTACAAGCTTGGCGATGGCGGCCGCTACGCGTCCTTTATTATTTGTGAAAAAGAAGAGCGCTCCAACAAAGTGATCGCCCAAGCGCCGGCGATGTGCTGGGGGGCCGATTTGTCGATGCTCAACGGTAAGCTTAGAACGATCGATCGGACACTTGGCTTAAAAGACGGGATCATTGTCCAGCTAAAATGCGTTGCCGACCTTTGGCCGCAGGCCGGACGCTTTCAGCTGATCGTTAAAGATATCGAACCGAGCGTGACGGTCGGGGAACTTCATCTTCTCCGCCTAAAAATTTATCAAGAGCTGGTCGCTCTCGGCGTCCAGGACCAAAACAAACAACTGCCAATCCCGCTTTGTCCCCTTCGGGCTGCCTTGATCACCGCCAAAGGGTGTGCCGGCTATAATGACTTTATCCACGAGCTTTGGAGCGCCCGTTATCCTTTTAAGATCGACCTCTACGATTCGGCTGTCCAGGGTGAGGGGGTCGAGAAAGAAGTGACCGCCGCCCTGAAAACGATCGCCCGCCGGAGCGGCGATTACGACGTGATCGTAATCGTGCGTGGCGGCGGCGCGGTGACCGACCTGAAGTGGTTCGATAATAAAGCGATCGGTTTGGCGATTGCCAGTTCTCCCTTGCCGGTTTTGACCGGGATTGGCCACGAGATCAATCTGTCCCTGGCCGATATGATCGCCCATACGAACTTCAAGACCCCGACTGCGGCGGCTGGCTTTCTGGTAGAAAAAGTTAGGGGGTTCGAAGTAGCGGTCGACGAGCTGGTGGCGGGGATTAATCAAGCGGCGACCCAAATCTTGCGGGATAACCGGGTGGCGCTGCAAACTTTGACCCGGGAGATCAATAGCGAAGCCAAGCATTATCATCTGATGCAAAGGGCGGCGCTCGAAAATCTTTTCCAAAATATTTCCGCGGCCGCGATCGAAGCGATCAGGCAGCAAGAGGCCAGCCTGAATCATTTGGCGGAGAAGATTGCCCTTTTTGAGCCGAGAAACACGCTTAAATTAGGTTATAGCATTACCCGGGGGGGAGACGGCCGGGTTTTACGGCGGCTCGATCAAGTGAGCGTCGGCGAAGAACTAACGACCCAGCTGGTAGACGGCAAAATAGTCAGCAATGTCAGGTTAAAGGAGAAACAAAATGGCAACTAA
- the dusB gene encoding tRNA dihydrouridine synthase DusB, protein MVKIGSLNIGKTILAPLAGCSDLPFRLVCREHGAKLAFYEMVDCNSLLHHSRKTGELLQTNEQDQPIAAQLIGGDADDMAEAAKILLGMIKPPFLDINAACPVKKMMKKGSGANLLREPLTLYSMIRKVAAAVDIPVTVKLRTGYDKKDHKRIATIAKNCEKNGAAAIFVHGRTKNQLYSGDVDYEAIKAIKEAVAIPVFGSGNVFTPELAEKMLVTTGCDGVMVARGAFGNPWLFQQIEPYLAGQAVPLPSLEERRTVLKQHLAYILEYRGKYKNNLIGLMRKVAIWYLKSFPNAAAARSSVTAAKSYPELLEKIDRFLT, encoded by the coding sequence ATGGTAAAAATAGGTTCGCTAAATATCGGGAAAACCATCCTGGCGCCCCTGGCGGGCTGTTCCGACCTGCCGTTCCGGCTGGTCTGCCGGGAACACGGGGCGAAGCTCGCTTTTTATGAGATGGTCGATTGCAATTCACTTCTCCATCATTCCCGCAAAACCGGAGAGTTGCTGCAAACTAACGAGCAGGATCAGCCAATAGCCGCCCAGCTGATCGGCGGCGACGCTGACGATATGGCCGAGGCGGCCAAGATCCTGTTGGGCATGATCAAACCTCCCTTTCTTGATATTAACGCCGCCTGCCCGGTCAAAAAGATGATGAAAAAAGGGTCGGGGGCTAATCTGCTTCGGGAGCCGCTGACCCTCTACAGTATGATCCGGAAAGTCGCGGCCGCTGTTGATATTCCGGTTACGGTCAAACTGCGGACCGGTTATGATAAAAAAGATCATAAACGGATCGCGACAATTGCCAAAAATTGCGAGAAGAACGGGGCGGCGGCGATCTTTGTGCATGGGCGGACAAAAAACCAGCTCTATTCCGGCGATGTCGATTATGAGGCGATCAAGGCGATCAAAGAAGCGGTCGCGATCCCGGTTTTTGGCTCGGGGAATGTCTTTACCCCTGAATTGGCGGAGAAAATGTTGGTCACGACCGGGTGCGATGGGGTGATGGTCGCCCGAGGAGCTTTCGGTAACCCCTGGCTCTTCCAGCAGATCGAGCCGTATTTGGCCGGTCAGGCGGTTCCGCTCCCTTCGTTAGAGGAGAGAAGAACGGTCCTGAAACAGCATTTGGCCTACATTCTCGAATATCGGGGAAAATACAAGAACAACCTGATCGGGCTGATGCGCAAGGTCGCGATCTGGTACCTGAAATCATTTCCCAACGCGGCGGCCGCCCGTAGCAGCGTCACGGCGGCGAAAAGCTATCCGGAATTGCTGGAGAAGATCGACCGGTTTTTAACATGA
- a CDS encoding MerR family transcriptional regulator: protein MYRFLHDSEKPVYTIHIAAELIGCHPRTLRIYEEEGLIQPQRTPKNYRLYSQNDLAMVRKIVDLMEEMNLTLSGVKALFTMADRFHIEIEKMFDEFL, encoded by the coding sequence TTGTACCGCTTCTTGCACGATAGTGAAAAACCGGTCTATACGATCCATATCGCCGCTGAACTGATCGGGTGTCACCCCCGAACTCTTCGAATCTATGAAGAAGAAGGGTTGATCCAGCCGCAGCGGACCCCCAAGAACTACCGGCTCTATTCACAAAACGATTTGGCAATGGTCCGAAAGATCGTCGATTTGATGGAAGAGATGAATTTGACCCTCTCCGGGGTCAAGGCCTTGTTCACGATGGCCGACCGGTTCCATATTGAGATCGAAAAGATGTTTGATGAGTTTCTGTAG
- a CDS encoding AAA family ATPase, translated as MQCQKCKIRPATVHITKIVNNKKNTYHLCSECAAQEGLLPTMGGGNIGNMGDFGFPEIPGFFEFPDIFASLLKRRPSERFYEYFADSANRALQLATEEAQRLGHDHVRTEHLLLALIKAEGLASKVLQKLGVDMVNLFSDLESLIGRGEGSPKKLVLSPRAKKTLDLAYQAARELGFNYVGEEHFLLGIIREGESIAAQSLHKRKVTFDKVAKEIIAEAEKAQGDQGPFNEEEENDEEGFSEGGGMEGPGEAFGGGGPEGMFNFPGLGIGAPPRPSKPALTTFGRDLTAMAKKGELDPVVGREKEIERIIRILSRRTKNNPALLGDPGVGKTAIVEGLAERIIKGEVPDILRDKTVISLDLGGMVAGTKYRGEFESRVKKVLDEILAKKRQVILFIDELHTLVGAGGAEGAIDAGNMLKPALARGELQVIGATTVTEYRKNIEKDPALERRFQPVLVSEPSVDLTIKILQGLRERYEQHHQVKIPDAALVAAATLADRYISDRFLPDKAIDVMDEAAAKVRLQIFTSSPELKKVQKQLEELKREKESALTAQQYEKAAATRDKISALEKQAKELTAKWKQEHGSEATVTEDDIATIVSDWTGIPVIKLTAAETEKLIQMEAELHKRIIGQDEAVVAISQAIRRGRAGLKPPQRPVGSFIFAGPTGVGKTEVARRLAEFLFGTQDALTRVDMSEYMEKHTVSRLIGAPPGYVGYDEGGTLTEAVRRKPYSVILFDEIEKAHPDVFNVLLQILDDGRLTDSKGHVVDFKNTVIIMTSNIGQKEIVSQGAIGFLPREDREASYEKMRDTVLGDMKKEFRPEFLNRVDEIIVFHPLTENELKQIAGILIADMQKQVVDRGLKLEITEAVKERVIKDGFDPKYGARPLRRAVQHLLENPLSNELIAGKFKEGDIVKADVKDDKIFFEKGEGHVEAPKPETPKAEEKPKRGRPKKDEAK; from the coding sequence ATGCAATGTCAAAAATGTAAAATCAGACCCGCGACGGTCCATATCACTAAAATAGTCAACAATAAAAAAAACACCTACCATCTCTGCAGCGAGTGCGCCGCCCAGGAAGGGCTCCTGCCGACCATGGGGGGCGGGAATATCGGCAACATGGGAGACTTTGGCTTCCCGGAGATCCCCGGCTTCTTCGAATTCCCGGATATCTTTGCCTCCCTGCTAAAGCGCCGCCCGTCGGAACGCTTCTACGAATATTTCGCCGACTCCGCCAACCGGGCCCTCCAGCTGGCAACCGAAGAAGCCCAACGGCTCGGCCATGACCACGTCCGGACCGAACACCTCCTGCTCGCCCTGATCAAAGCGGAGGGGCTCGCCTCCAAGGTCCTGCAAAAATTAGGGGTCGACATGGTCAACCTCTTCTCCGACCTCGAATCACTGATCGGCCGCGGCGAAGGCTCCCCGAAGAAACTGGTCCTCTCACCGCGCGCTAAGAAAACGCTCGACCTCGCCTACCAGGCGGCTCGCGAGCTGGGCTTTAATTACGTCGGTGAAGAACATTTTCTGCTCGGTATCATCCGGGAAGGTGAGAGCATTGCCGCCCAGTCGCTCCACAAGAGAAAAGTTACCTTTGATAAGGTCGCCAAAGAGATCATCGCCGAAGCGGAAAAGGCCCAGGGGGATCAGGGCCCATTTAATGAAGAAGAGGAGAACGATGAGGAAGGTTTCAGCGAAGGAGGCGGCATGGAAGGCCCCGGCGAAGCGTTTGGCGGCGGCGGACCGGAAGGGATGTTTAACTTCCCAGGCCTGGGGATCGGCGCTCCGCCAAGACCGTCAAAACCGGCCCTGACTACCTTCGGCCGCGATCTGACCGCGATGGCTAAAAAGGGCGAACTTGACCCGGTAGTTGGCCGTGAGAAAGAGATCGAAAGAATTATCCGGATCCTCTCCCGGCGAACCAAGAACAATCCAGCCCTGCTGGGGGATCCTGGTGTCGGAAAAACAGCCATCGTTGAAGGGTTGGCCGAACGGATCATCAAAGGCGAAGTCCCTGATATTCTCCGGGACAAAACCGTTATCTCACTTGATCTCGGCGGAATGGTCGCCGGGACCAAATACCGCGGCGAATTCGAATCCCGCGTTAAAAAGGTCCTCGATGAGATCCTGGCCAAGAAACGGCAGGTCATTCTTTTCATCGATGAACTTCATACTCTGGTCGGCGCCGGCGGTGCCGAAGGGGCGATCGATGCCGGCAATATGCTCAAGCCCGCCCTCGCCCGGGGCGAACTCCAGGTCATCGGCGCGACCACCGTCACCGAATACCGAAAAAACATTGAAAAAGACCCGGCGTTGGAGCGCCGCTTCCAACCGGTCCTGGTCAGCGAGCCCTCTGTCGACCTGACGATCAAGATCCTGCAGGGACTGCGGGAACGCTACGAACAGCATCACCAGGTCAAGATTCCCGACGCGGCGCTTGTTGCCGCCGCCACTTTGGCCGACCGCTATATTTCCGACCGCTTCCTGCCGGATAAAGCGATCGATGTCATGGACGAAGCGGCCGCCAAAGTCCGCCTCCAGATCTTCACCAGCTCACCGGAACTAAAGAAGGTCCAGAAACAACTGGAAGAGCTCAAGCGGGAGAAAGAATCGGCCCTGACCGCCCAGCAATACGAAAAAGCGGCCGCCACACGCGACAAGATCAGCGCCCTGGAAAAACAGGCCAAAGAACTGACCGCCAAATGGAAACAGGAACACGGTTCAGAAGCAACTGTGACTGAAGACGACATCGCCACCATTGTCTCCGATTGGACCGGGATCCCGGTGATCAAACTGACCGCCGCGGAGACCGAAAAGCTGATCCAGATGGAAGCGGAACTCCACAAACGGATCATCGGCCAGGACGAAGCGGTCGTCGCTATTTCCCAGGCGATCCGCCGCGGCCGGGCCGGGCTCAAACCGCCGCAACGGCCGGTCGGTTCCTTTATTTTTGCCGGTCCGACCGGGGTTGGAAAAACCGAAGTCGCCCGGCGTCTGGCCGAATTTCTCTTCGGGACGCAGGACGCCCTGACCCGGGTCGACATGTCTGAATATATGGAAAAACACACCGTCTCCCGGCTGATCGGGGCCCCTCCCGGCTATGTCGGTTACGACGAGGGCGGAACTCTCACCGAAGCGGTCCGCCGCAAACCTTATTCCGTGATCCTCTTCGATGAGATCGAAAAAGCGCATCCCGACGTTTTCAATGTCCTGCTCCAGATCTTAGACGACGGCCGACTCACCGATTCCAAAGGGCACGTTGTTGATTTTAAGAACACGGTCATTATCATGACCTCGAACATCGGCCAGAAAGAGATCGTTTCCCAGGGAGCGATCGGCTTCCTGCCGCGGGAAGACCGGGAAGCTTCTTACGAGAAGATGCGCGACACCGTCCTGGGGGACATGAAAAAAGAGTTCCGCCCCGAGTTCCTCAACCGGGTCGATGAAATTATCGTTTTCCACCCGCTGACCGAGAACGAACTGAAGCAGATCGCCGGGATCCTGATCGCCGACATGCAGAAACAGGTCGTCGACCGGGGGTTAAAACTGGAGATCACCGAAGCGGTCAAAGAACGGGTCATCAAAGACGGCTTTGATCCAAAGTATGGGGCACGGCCTTTGCGCCGCGCGGTCCAGCACTTGCTGGAAAACCCGCTCTCCAACGAGTTGATCGCCGGCAAGTTTAAGGAAGGGGACATCGTTAAGGCTGACGTCAAGGACGACAAGATCTTTTTCGAAAAAGGGGAAGGACACGTCGAAGCGCCCAAACCGGAAACGCCTAAAGCCGAAGAGAAACCGAAACGGGGCCGACCAAAAAAGGACGAGGCCAAGTGA
- a CDS encoding serine/threonine-protein kinase — translation MIVKIAKCFHLMGYQPDFCQYVGERIGVGGLSSVHELQLPGRQKLAVKISSANFGEQGKAFLRREANVLAQLDHPNIVRVHAYGSCPNVERPTEDAADFMVMDLLKGYSLDDYLRMTKKPFTPLEAFMVARQVAQALQAVHLAGYAYNDVKPANLVLTAGANYARKVMLIDFSLVERLGYLKPDDGLFRGTFGFAAPEKATGYDDRTDLRSDIFSLGMTIYNLIFNGNPLDPKTYLLDCRGLNDTIRRARLPSPAETALLRMTAFHIENRYKNCAEAIDAIDQAIASAG, via the coding sequence ATGATAGTCAAGATCGCAAAATGTTTTCACTTAATGGGATATCAGCCTGACTTTTGCCAGTATGTTGGTGAAAGGATCGGAGTCGGCGGTTTATCCAGCGTTCATGAGCTTCAGTTGCCAGGCCGCCAGAAGCTGGCGGTCAAGATTTCTTCGGCTAATTTCGGCGAGCAGGGGAAAGCGTTTCTGCGACGAGAAGCGAATGTCCTGGCCCAATTGGACCACCCGAATATTGTCAGGGTGCACGCTTATGGTTCCTGTCCGAATGTGGAGAGGCCGACGGAAGACGCGGCTGATTTCATGGTCATGGATTTGCTGAAAGGGTACTCTTTGGACGATTATTTAAGAATGACCAAGAAGCCTTTTACCCCGCTGGAAGCTTTTATGGTCGCCCGGCAGGTCGCCCAAGCTTTGCAGGCGGTTCACCTGGCCGGCTATGCCTATAACGATGTCAAACCGGCCAACCTTGTTTTAACCGCCGGCGCGAATTACGCCAGAAAAGTAATGTTGATCGATTTTTCCCTGGTTGAACGGTTGGGATATTTGAAACCGGATGACGGCCTGTTCCGCGGCACGTTCGGCTTTGCCGCTCCGGAAAAAGCGACGGGATATGACGATCGGACCGACCTTCGGTCGGACATTTTCAGCCTTGGAATGACGATTTATAATTTGATCTTTAACGGCAATCCGTTGGACCCGAAAACATATTTGCTTGATTGCCGTGGTTTGAACGATACGATCAGGCGGGCGCGGCTCCCCTCTCCAGCGGAAACCGCCTTGTTAAGGATGACCGCTTTTCACATCGAGAACCGCTATAAAAATTGTGCCGAAGCGATCGACGCGATCGACCAAGCGATCGCGTCAGCCGGTTAA